The following nucleotide sequence is from Mytilus edulis chromosome 13, xbMytEdul2.2, whole genome shotgun sequence.
attagaaagatcatatcatagggaacatgtgtactaagtttcaagttgatgttactttaacttcattaaaaactaccttgaccaaaaactttaacctgaatttcgcactatcattttctatgttcagtggaccatgaaattggggtcaaaactataatttggcattaaaattagaaagatcatatcatggggaacatgtgtactaagtttgaagttgattggacttcaacttcatcaaaaactaccttgaccaaaaactttaacctgaagcgaacggacgcacagacggacgagcgaacgaacgaacggacgcacagaccagaaaacataatgcccctctactatcgtaggtggggcataaaaactttgAACATCAATTagatggttcaataaattcaaacaCAAATACTGTGAATAATCTTTCAACATCAGTTACATGGTTCAATAAGTCGCCATTTGCATTCATGTCTATCATCTCTTTCACAAACAGCGTTGGCTTTGTAACAGTCGTTAACAAGTCTTCGGTCACATTTCTTAAAACCAGTATTCTGGAAATGATAAcatcaataaaatgaaatatgaaaaaaaaacataaatgattaaatcaatgataattttttCACAAACAGCGTTGGCTTTGTAACAGTCGTTAACAAGTCTTCGGTCACATTTCTTAAAACCAGTATTCTGGAAATGATaacatcaataaaaaaacataaatgattaaatcaatgataatttttaattttcttatccaGGGAGTTGCAACCCCCATTACAGTACAACTACAATTAAAGATCTAAAAGGGAAAAGACATTTCATCCTTAACCGTTTTTCACCAATGCCAGTTTATATGCAAGTCAAGGTATAATGTGTAATGGACCTTAATGTATTCGTTATGCTCATTTCTTCTATTTCAATAGTTAGCTGCAACCAACATGATTACAAAACACTTATTTTGTTCAATTAATGAAGGTATATCATTTATATAGCAAAATGTAAAAAGAATAATGCTAGCTTAATATTCTTTGTTTCTTGACATGCAAGTCTAAGGCTGGTGCATGCAATGTTGGCTTCATTCGACTGGAATATTAGGTCGACGAGAAATGAAGTACGATAGGTTTGCATATGATTGCGGAATGCCGATCGTATGGTCGTCTGTTCGATAATATAGCAAAAATGATCTATCATAAAAACAGGCATTCAGGTATTTGTTTCAGGTAtttgttctcaaatttaaaatggttaaaaaatgaatTATCTTCTCCTAAAACAATTACTTTgcagttaaaaaaaacccaatcattttatgaaaaaagttgaataatttTCAAATCTTCTGTAAAGtcattttttcaatttgatttcatTAGAAAAAGTTTCAAAAGAAGTTTCAGAAGTTTCAGAAGTTCCTGCTGCGCTGGTGTCTAtgttacagtatttttttttgtgttgtttaatATAATATACGATTACTTACAAATCCCCCGCATCCGTCACAGTCATAAAGGCCACGGAAACCACGTTTTTGTGTTTCTGTAAAGTTGTTAAATGGTGCAATCCAGTCACGTCTAGTTAATTCCTGTGGCTCACCAGGCACTCGTCCTTTAAAGATGGCAATGTGATCAATGGCAAGTTAATTTTAAGTCTTTCCTATTTAGGAAATGATTACCATTCGTCTTTTATATGGGGCATATATATTATTTTTCGAATTTACTAAATACTATATAGGAACGagatttattatttcaaaatcagttttgaatttaatttttatccTGCTAATTGTCAATACAAACAAACCAGTTTTCCCCTTCCCTTAaacatgaaacattttattttattttgaagaaaacaagaTTTGTTACTTGATCGGATTGAGAAAAATCATGACAGTATGACTTGTGTTTTATTCTTGCTATCAGcttgcaaatatatatatatacagtatcaTATATAGAATGTATgccttgagctggcatgtcagtaactgctagtagtcctttgttatttatgtatcattataaTTTGCTTAGTTTCTTTCGTTACCTGTTTTGACAtcttttaaacttagttttactgtgcgtattgctttgtgtttgtttattctacatagGCTAGATATATAGGTagatggttgagatctcacataAATTGCTTAACCACGCtgaatttttgcgcctgttccaagtcaggagcctttgtgcttgtatgttttaaattttaattcatttatatgttttggagtttagtgtgacgtccattttcactgactTAATTCACATTTCGttaaaggggccagctgaagccaaCATCCGGTTGCAGTCCAATTTTTCGACAACTGTTCCTGGAATCATTTGACCTAGGTCAGGTTATTGGTACAGGATGTAATGCTGTTGTGTTTGAAGCTAGACAGAAAGAGGGACAGGAAGTGACCCATGAATTTGATAACTCTTCAGGtatgatttttatcaaatttctcTTGTATAATACtacaggattttcttgctgtgttgaagtcCCATGCatcggctgttttctgttctttggtagggttgttgtctctctgatACATTTCCCATAGCTATTCTCATTTTTATGCAGATAAAATCAGGTGTGCATTTGAAAACTAAATACACACCTTAAATCTAATATTTTTTAATCTGATGATTGGCAATACTAACTGTAGTATAAAGTAAATAACAAAACTACCGAGGAAAATAATCAAACgtcataattaaataaaaatatatataaacttttatataattttcttttctaaCATAGTTCcatgcttaaggtggtacccaatacttttactaaaaataatttggctcgtttaattttcataaaattttgtcaaagtataaaatacataaacaaaaagataaaaattaaaaaaaaattgaaccaaccgttttgtcagaaaaattacactggttatatagcaatttgacaaacaccaattttgatcattgagaagcttaatatttcttttacaacacaacgtaattaaaacgtttagctaactttacagagttatctccctgtagtgttaggtaccaccttaaaatgaaaattataaaaaaaaatggttaaagagCAGATGCACATATGAGTTGTACACTCATCTTCAGTTTCATGTGTCTAGTGttaaaataactataaaaatGCTTACCATACATTGTGAAAATGTAGTAGTCAACTTGATTATCCAGGTCTACGGTGCACTTGACTCTAGTATTGTAATTTGTCCAAAATTTAACTAAAGCACCAGGAACAACATCTGTATAATTGGCAAAGATGGTGACTTGCTTTGGTCTCTGAAAGGTGTAAAGGGTCAAATATAAGATAACTGACCGTTAAAACTTTTTCAGAATGCGGCTAGACCCCGGATTTTAGATTGATAAAGTCATATATTTAaagtctagtggcaaatatttgatagATTTCAGAATGAGAACAAATCTGATCATTTGAAACAAAAGTATTGGACTGGCCATGAAAATGACGGCCTGTTAATAAGAGGCAGAAATGGTCCTGACGCAAGGACACCCATGAATCTCCTACATAATTATTCTATTCAATGTTGTTTAATTCCAGAAAGACTTGTGTTATCTCTATAAAACCGGATGCGTcttggtatttatacatccctcacaacataACCCGAATAATTCCGTAACTTCCCTTAATCGATCTCTCATACATTTTTACTTGTGGGTTACTGCTTCCATCGTAGATCGGAGAAATATAACAAATGCATTATTCCTATTTGTTAGATTCCCTGATATCTTTTGGAGAGAATCACTTtcctttattatttaaaaaaaaattatattactattaaaattgagaaatgaaatggggaatgtgtcaaagagacaacaatccgacaaatgaacagaaaacagccgaaggtcaccaatcaATATATCAGAAATCGGaacgatgagagatcggtttttaactAGATTGGCCACCAATGGGTTCTTtaaacaggcgcggatccagaagggggggggggggttccgggggttggaacccccccttttttttggccgatcaatgcatttgaatgggagcataaagctggaaccccccccccctttactctgggttgggaccccccccttttttataatggctggatccgcccctgttaaACATTCATATATCGCACAAT
It contains:
- the LOC139502025 gene encoding uncharacterized protein isoform X1, producing MRPKQVTIFANYTDVVPGALVKFWTNYNTRVKCTVDLDNQVDYYIFTMYGRVPGEPQELTRRDWIAPFNNFTETQKRGFRGLYDCDGCGGFNTGFKKCDRRLVNDCYKANAVCERDDRHECKWRLIEPCN
- the LOC139502025 gene encoding uncharacterized protein isoform X2; the encoded protein is MYGRVPGEPQELTRRDWIAPFNNFTETQKRGFRGLYDCDGCGGFNTGFKKCDRRLVNDCYKANAVCERDDRHECKWRLIEPCN